The genomic segment TTGGCCAAACAATTTCATACCGCATGTCCAATAAGCCACTGAAATGCTGGCGGATATGAAGAGCATCGGGACGATTTACCACTTCAATCTCTTGGGTGAACTTTACAACGCTAGGCTCTTTACTGTCTGCGCCTACCGCTTGATAATAATGCATATAAATTAGAAGACCGTTCACAATCAGTAAAAGAAACATAGTCCTTACGATAAATTTCAAATCCTACACCCCCTAGGACGAATTGATGAATGCACCTTGGCGCTCACAATGGTATGATAAGTCTAGATTTACGTATTTAGAAAGGTAGTGTTATGTATGATATTAAATCAACGATTCATAGAGCTTGGCGAAGGATATGGAGATGTTTATGAACTATGCGAATTAATCAAGTCGAATAGCGACCGCCTGCATAGGACGTTCATCTTATCCTCAGAAACACCTTCAGGTCATGCACTGTCACTCGCAGCAGCCTTCGAACCCGCAAATGACGGTAAGTTCATGCCTATTTACATTTGCCGGGAAGGAATTATCCAGCAGAATACCATCAAATCAAAAAGAAGGCTACTTTTTGAGGAAACAGCAGAGAAAGTTGGGAGCACGCCAGCAGTTATCGAGTTGAAAAACTCTTCAGTATTTGCGGAAACTGAGTTGTTTTATCAATACACAATTGGTATTCTGCGTATCAACAAGCTGCTCCCTCCATTAAGATAGTTCTTATAACCCGGTTTTATAATCATATTCTTTCGCTTTATCCGGTTTGGCATTTTCGTATTCCGTTTTCACAAATGGGCGGTAGGACGGCAAAACCTTTTTTACAGATGGAAGACGTTCTATTTTCCCCATGACCGTATCGACATCTTCCATATTGCAATAAAGGACAACATACTTCATTGTGCGTGATATATAATGGACATGACCGTATTTTCGAAATGACTTTGCTTGTTTTAAATGATGAAGATAGACAATAATACCTTGACGATCGATCATAGATTTCCCCTCTTTTCCTAACCCATACAATACCATAGGACTGAAAAGCCCTGCAACAATAGAAATGCAGAAGGCGTCGTGTAGCCCCGACAAGCGCTGGAGGGCCACAGGAAAAAGGCGTTCTTTGCCTTTATCCTGGGGACTGAAGCGACTCGAGGGGCTGACGCCTGAAGCTGGACAATAAGAAAAGCGGAAGGCGTCGTGTAGCCCCGATAAGCGCTGGAGGGCCACAGGAAAAAGGCGTTCTTTGCCTTTATCCTGGGGACTGAAGCGACTCGAGGGGCTGACGCCTGGAGCTGGACAATAAGAAAAGCGGAAGGCGCCCGCTAGATGCGACAAGTAGGTGGGATGCAGTTCAATCCCACCCTGCTGGAGGACTTGAATATAAGGCGCTCTTTGCCTTTATATTCAAGAAGGAAGGCGGAAGACGCCTGAATCTGGACACTGAATATTGCTGACAACGTCAATATTTTGCCCTATAATGGGAAAAATAGAGCTGATTCTTAAGGAGGCATCTAAACTAAATGGGTAGAAAAACAAATGTGGTCCTTACAGTAGGTGCGGCAGGCGTTGCCGCGTGGGCAGCTTCCAAAGTTGTCGCAAAACCGGTACCACGTGAAGGTAAAAAAGCACTCGATTTCGATAATCCAGTCATTCTTGCCCACCGAGGTGGACTAGCAGAGGCTCCTGAGAATACATTGGCCGCATTTTCAAAATCGGCCGAGCTTGGCGTACATGGTTTTGCAGTTGATATCCGGTTAACAAAAGACGAGGAAATCATTGTTTTTCACGATGAATTTGCAGATCGAACAACAGATTTCTCTGGAAGAATTGCCGACTATACCCTTAGCGAATTGAAAATGGCTGATGCAGGTTATCAATTTGAAGATGAGGATGGAAATCATTCTTACCGTGGAAAAAACGTAGAAATTATTACCCTTCGTGAACTAATACAGAAGTTTCCGCATATGCTAATTGTTATTAATCTAAAAGATTCTCCTGATACATACGAAGGTAGCTTGATTCCTTCCAAAATTTGGAGACTTCTTGAAGAGCTGGGTGCTGAAGACTGTGTCGCAGTAACAAGCTCATATGATGAACAGACCGACAGATTTAACTTGTACGCACAAAACAAAGTTGCAACCGGTGCGGGTGATAACGAAGTAAAAAGAGCATACGCCTCTTTTACAAGCATGTTCGGTCATCTTTATAGTCCCCGTGCAGACTTGTTCAGAATTCCAGAAAAACTGGGCGTATTTTCTCTCGG from the Sporosarcina psychrophila genome contains:
- a CDS encoding DUF7147 family protein; protein product: MILNQRFIELGEGYGDVYELCELIKSNSDRLHRTFILSSETPSGHALSLAAAFEPANDGKFMPIYICREGIIQQNTIKSKRRLLFEETAEKVGSTPAVIELKNSSVFAETELFYQYTIGILRINKLLPPLR
- a CDS encoding YlbG family protein; the protein is MIDRQGIIVYLHHLKQAKSFRKYGHVHYISRTMKYVVLYCNMEDVDTVMGKIERLPSVKKVLPSYRPFVKTEYENAKPDKAKEYDYKTGL
- a CDS encoding glycerophosphodiester phosphodiesterase family protein; the protein is MGRKTNVVLTVGAAGVAAWAASKVVAKPVPREGKKALDFDNPVILAHRGGLAEAPENTLAAFSKSAELGVHGFAVDIRLTKDEEIIVFHDEFADRTTDFSGRIADYTLSELKMADAGYQFEDEDGNHSYRGKNVEIITLRELIQKFPHMLIVINLKDSPDTYEGSLIPSKIWRLLEELGAEDCVAVTSSYDEQTDRFNLYAQNKVATGAGDNEVKRAYASFTSMFGHLYSPRADLFRIPEKLGVFSLGTESFMKFLTQINIPVYFEGVNDKESFVKLLHVGAAGFITDRPTVAMKIVQENVGD